The Herbiconiux sp. A18JL235 region TCCGGCGGTGTTCCGGGCAGGGTCATTCGACGCCATGGCGCACTCCTTCGTACCAGGTCGAGGAGCGCATCCGATGCGACTGCCACTCCCCCACAACTCCGATACTGGCACGGTTCCTCCACATCCGTGTCGTTGAGCCGTGTGCCGCGGGCGTTTCGTGACGAGAGTCGTCGCATGCGGATGGGCTTGGCGTGGTTTGCACGTGAAGGGCGGCGCGGTCTTCGGGCTGCGATTGCCGGGGTGGGCGTGGTGATCTCGCTCGCGACCCCGAGGGTCGACGGGCCTCTGTGGGCGTCGCCGGTGGAGCCGACGGTCGTCGTCGCCGAGTTCCGCGCGCCGGCCACCCCGTACTCGGCGGGGCATCGGGGTCTCGATCTCCTGGCGGTGCCGGGCGGCGTGGTCGTCGCACCCGAGTCGGGCGTGGTCGCCTATACCGGCGTGGTGGGCGACCGGCCGGTGATCGCCATCGAGCATCCGGGCGGGTACCGTTCGAGTCTCGAACCGGTCGCAGCATCGGCGGCGCTGGCGGTGGGCGACGCCGTGGCCCGTGGGCAGCCGATCGGCACCGTGGCGGCGGGCGGGCACTGCGCGGCGGGCTGCGTGCACCTCGGGGTGAGGCTCGACGGGGAGTACCTGAACCCGCGCCTGCTCTACGGAGGAGTGCCGCGGGCGGTGCTGCTGCCGCCGTGAGGCGGCGGTGCTGCGGTCAGGCGCGCGGGTGGGCCTGCAGGTAGGTGCTGCGCAGGCGTTCGACCGTCACGTGGGTGTAGATCTGGGTGGTGCCGAGACTGGCGTGACCCAGGATCTCCTGCACCGCACGCAGGTCGGCCCCGCCGTCGAGAAGGTGTGTCGCTGCCGTGTGGCGGAAGGCATGGGGGCCGGCCGGGCCGCTGCCCGGCACGTCGTGGAGCAGCTGGGCGACGAGTTCGTAGACGGCTCGGGTGCCGAGCCGTCCGCCGCGGGCACCCAGGAAGAGAGCGGTGGGCGGTGCGGGACGTTGGCTCGCCAAGGCCAGCCTCCCTCGGGCGAGGTAGTCAGTGAGGGCGAGGTGGGCAGGGCCTCCGAACGGCACGACCCGCTCCTTCTGGCCCTTGCCGAGCACCCGCACGGTGCGGCGGTCGAGGTCGACATCGGTGAGGTCGATACCGACGATCTCGGAGACCCGCAGCGCCGAGGCATAGAGCAGTTCGACGAGCGCGAGGTCGCGCAACGGCACGGCCTCACCGTCGGTGGCGCGTAAGCGCAGCCTCTCGAGCACGACGTCGACCGAGTCGTTCGAGAGCACCCTCGGGAGCGCCCGGTCGGGCTTCGGCGCCCGCAGACGCGCGGCCTGGTCGACCTCGATGTACCCCGACCGTCGCAGCCACGCCGAGAACCCCTTCGCGCTAGCCGCCCTCCGCGCCAGCGTCGACTTCGCGAGCGACTTCTGCGATGCGGCCCAGAGCCAGTCGCGGTAGAGCTCGAGATCGAGCCCGTGCACGCCGGTCACCCCACGCTTCTCGGCGAAGGCCCCGAGATCGACGAGATCGGAGGCGTACGAGCGCACCGTGTGCTCGGAGTACCCCCGCTCGAGCCGCAGATGCCGGTCGTACTCCGCCCGCGCCTCACCGATCTCCATGCCACCAGCATGCCTCCTCCACCCCCGCCGCCTCGATCGCCGCGCCCATCGGAGGCGGGGGCCTCGAGGTCAGTCGGCGCGGGGTTCGGAGATGGGCGGAACCTGACGGGAGAAGCGCTCGAGCTGCTCCGCCTCGGGAAGGGCGTAGAGGGTCTGCACGAAATCGCGGTCGAAGCCGCTCACCACGGGGAAGTCGCCGATGGGCACGATGGAGTGCACGACGCGGTCGCTGTAGACGTGCACGATGCTGAACGACTGCCCGCCGTCGCGGCCGACCAGGGCTCCGCCGCCGGCTGCGGCGACGTCCATGGTGTAGCAGGTGGCCGCCGCCACCGACACCGGCACGCCCGCGAAGGTGCTCGTCGTGGAGTAGTGGAGATGTCCGCCCAGGATGGCTCGCACGTCGCTGCCCTCGAGGACCGCGGCGAGCTCGTGCTGCCGCTGCAGTTCGAGCACAGGCATGAGCGGGATGCTCGTCGGCACCGGCGGATGATGCAAGGCCACGATCGTGCCCTCGGGCGCTGGCTGGGCGAGTTCTTCCTGCAACCTCCGGAGCTGGTTGTGCGACAGCTCACCGTGATGGAACCCGGGCACGCTCGTGTCGAGCGCGATGAGCCGCAGTCCGCCTAGCATGATCGTCGAGTCGATGGGCTCGGTCGAGGCATCCTCGTCGAGGAGCTCGGTGCGCAGCCATGCCCGGTCGTCGTGGTTGCCCATCACCCAGACGACCCGCGCTCCGAGCCGCTCGGCGGCGGGATCGACGATCGAGCGCACCCGACGATACGCGTCGCCTTCGCCGAGGTCGGCGATGTCGCCGGTGAACACGATCGCCTCGGGGCGGATGCCGCCCGCCTCCAGCTGCCGGAACGCCTGAGCCAGGGTCGCATCGGTGTCGACCTTGCCGTAGAGGAGCCGCTCGCCGGCGAGGAAGTGGGTGTCGCTGATGTGGACGATCGTGTGCAGGGGCTCCCCGTACTGGCTCATGCTCCCAGTGTCTCAAAACCCCGTGACCTCCATCCCTCACGTTCTCAGCCACCCGGACTCCGTCTCTCTGGCTGCGCCTTCGAGGAGCAGCACCCCGAGAGCGGCGGCGACGGAGCGCGGAGCGAGGCCGGTGAGGCGGGCGAGTTCGGTGACACCGCGCGGACTGCGTCTGCTCAGGGCATCGAGCAGCCGCGTGCCGTCGGGCCCGCGCGCGCCGCTGCCGCGGCGCACGTCATTCCGCTCGGCGTCTCCAGCCGCCCAGCCGCTCGCGGCATCCATCGTCGAAGGACCCACGAGCTCGGCCACCTCCTCGGCCGAGGTGACGCAGGTCGCGTCGTACTCGCGAAGCAGTCGATGGCAGCCCGCCGACGTCGCACTCGTGACCGGCCCGGGCACCGCGCCGATAGGTCGCCCGAGGGCCGCCGCGTGCCCGGCCGTGTTGAGCGAGCCAGAGCGGAAGCCCGCCTCGACCACGACGGTGGCCAGGGTCGCCGCCGCGATGAGACGGTTTCGCTGGAGGAAGCGCCATTTGGTGGGAGAGGAACCGCAGGGCAGCTCCGACACCAGGGCGCCCGTCTCGGCGATCCGCAGGAGCAGGTCATGATGCGCTGCGGGATACAGTCGATCGACCCCACCCGCGAGGAACGCGACGGTGCGCCCGCCCGCCGCGAGCACGGCGCGATGAACCATCCCGTCGATGCCGTAAGCGGCACCCGAGGTGACGGTGACGCCCCGGTCGACGAGGCCGGCGGCGATCTCGGCCGCCATGTGCTCGCCGTAAGAGGTGGCGTCGCGCGACCCGACGACCGCGATGGAACCGGCCCCGGGCGCGAGGTGCTCCGGGTCGCCGCGCACCCAGAGCGCCAAGGGCGCATGCACGCCGAGATCGAGAAGACCCGGGGGCCACCACGGGTCGCCCGGCATCACGAGCGTGGCCCCGAACCGCGCCGACGCACGGAGAGCCGAGACCACGGTCGAGGAGGAGAGCCGCGGCGCCCACCGCTCGATGCCCGAAGCGAGGTCGGCGGTGGTGAGCTCGTCGGTGAGACCGGCGGGAAGCTCCGCATGCCAGCGCTCCGCCGGCTCGCGCTCGATCAGCAGCGCCAGGGCGCGGCCGGCACCGAGCGCCTGCGTCACGGCTCCCGCCACGGCGTCACCCGGCTCCGCCAGCGTTCCCCAGGCGGCGACTCCGAAGCACCGCTCCACCTCCTCGTCCTCCACGGCAGGGCCGCTCGCACCTTCCCGATATGACCCCGCTCCGCCCGCGCCCTCCCCGCGCGAACCCCCACCGACCAGGCCATGACCGAGCGGTTCCGCAGCTCCCACACCCTCACCGAGCGGCCCCTCGCCTCCAGCGCCTCCACCTCGAGCACCCTCGCCGATCCCGCCCTCTCTCCGCGGTCTGCCACCGCGAACTCCCTCCACGAGCGACCTCACGAGCGACGCATCGAGCTGGTGCACCGGCGACGCATCCCCGGCGCTCATACGGCCACCGACTTGCGGAGGAACAGCGCCCACCCGATGTGGTGGCCTGTGGGCGACCCTCCGGCCGCGCCGCCGGCGTCGTCGTCGAGATCAGCGAGCGTCCACGCGACCCGCAGCACACGGTCGTAGCCGCGCATGGTGAGAGTTCCGCGTTCGAGCGCACGATCGATCGGCGCGGTGACGGACGCGGGAAGACGCTGAGCACCCGATCTGTACCAGGCACCGGGAACCTCGGCGTTCGTCTTCCACCCGCTCCCACGAAGCCTCTCCGCGCTCACCTCCCGAGCTCGCATCACGCGCTCCCGCGCGAGCGCGGTCGTGGTGTGCGGCACCGCCCCCGGACCGTCGTCGGCAGCCAGTCGCATCGCGGCGGAGGTGACCCGGTTCACCCTCAGTTGCAGGTCGACCCGGTCGAGCAGCGGACCCGACAGCCGGGCCAGGTAGCGGCGACGGGCGATCGGCGTGCAGGTGCACGCGATGTCGGTCGCCCCGAACTGCCCGCAGGGGCAGGGGTTCGCCGCGAGCACGAGCTGGAACCGCGCGGGGAACTCGGCGACCGCCTGCGCGCGATGGATGCTGATGCTGCCCGATTCGAGTGGCTGCCGGAGCGCGTCGAGTACCGACGCCGGGAACTCGGGGGCCTCGTCGAGGAAGAGCACGCCGTTGGCCGCCCGCGCGGCCGCGCCCGGACGGATGATCTTCGAACCGCCACCCACGAGAGCCGCCGCCGACGTCGTGTGGTGCGGACTCTCGAACGGCGGCCGGGTGATCAGCCCGCTCACGGGGCGCCCCGCGAGCGACGACACCGACGTGACCACGAGCGACTGCTCCGCATCGAGATCGGGAAGCAGCGCCGGGAGGCGCTGAGCGAGCATCGTCTTGCCCGCCCCGGGCGGGCCGAGCATCAACAGGTGGTGGCCGCCGGCGGCGGCCACGACCAGCGCCTCGACCGCGTCGGCGTTGCCGACGACGTCGGACAGGTCGCCCGCACGCGCCTCGTCGGCGCCTCTCGACGCGAGCACCAGCGGTTCGACGAGCCTCGGCTCGAGCTCGGCACCGTGCGCGATGAGCGCGTCGCGGAGCGACGTGACCGCCGTGACCCTCACGCCCGGCACGAGCGCCGCCTCGGCCTCGTTGCCCCGGGGCACCACGAAACGCGAGTAGCCGGCCGCGCGCGCCGCCACCATGGCGGGGAGCAGCCCGCTCATGGGCCGCACCCGCCCGTCGAGGCTCAGCTCACCGAGGTGCACGACGCCCTCGATCGCCGACGCATCGACCGCACCCTCGGCCGCGAGCACGGCCACCGCGATGGCGAGGTCGTAGGCGGAGCCCTGCTTCGGCAGCGACGCCGGCGACAGGTTCACCACGATCTTCTTCGTCGGGAGCGGGCACCCGTCATTGGCCGCAGCGGCCCTCACGCGGTCTTTCGAATCGGAGAGGGCGGCATCGGGCAGGCCGATGATCTGGAAGCCGGGTATCGCATCCGCGATGTGCGCCTCCACCTCGACGACGGCACCCGACATCCCGAGCAGCGCGACCGAGACCGTGCGCGCCACCATCAGCCGACCGCCTTGAGGTGGCGGACATGGGGCTCACCGAACTCGGGCCACACGATTCCCACCACGTCGACGCGCGCGTCTGCGGGCCGGTGCACCTCTCGCTCGGCGACCCACTGCCGCAGGAGCAGGTGGAGCCGCCGCAGCTTCGCCTCGGTGATGGCCTCGAAGGGATGCCCGTAGGCGGGCGACGACCTCGTCTTCACCTCCACCACGACGAGGCAGTCGGCGTCGTACGCGACGATGTCGATCTCACCGACGTGGCAGCGCCAGTTGCGCTCCACCACCCGGTAACCGCTCTGCTCGAGGTGTGCCGCCGCCAGGTTCTCGCCCCGCCGGCCCAGTTCGTCTTTCGCCTTCATCGTTGCCTCCGCGACCAGCCTGGGGAGGCAGGGCGGAGCGCAGGGCGCAGGAGACGGATCTGTGGACGGGCGTCAGAAAAGCACGGTTGTGGAGAACCCGTTACTCGTCGAGCGCGAGCTCCTTCGGCAGCTCGAAGTCCTTGCTCGAGAGCTCCTCGACGTTCACGTCTTTGAAGGTCAGCACCCGCACCGATTTCACGAAGCGGTCGGACCGGTACACGTCCCACACCCAGACGTCGTTCATGGTGAGCTCGAAGTAGAAGTCGTGCTCGGTGTCACGACGGCTGAGCTCGACCTCGTTCGCGAGGTAGAAACGGCGCTCGGTCTCGATCACGTACTTGAACTGGGAGACAACGTCGCGGTACTCGCGGTACAGGGCAAGCTCGACCTCGCGGTCGTAGTCCTCGAATTCGTCTTCGTCCATCGTGACTCCAGTCTAAGCCGCCGAGTCGGCGGTCTCCGCCGCAGCGTCGGCGCCGGGCCCACCGGCAGCGAGGTCTCCGACCCGGTCGAGGCCGTCCATCCCCTCGAGGTCGAACAACGAGACCGCGCTCGCCTCCGCCTCGGCGACGGCGAGCATCTTCGACAGCCAGGTGTGCCGGTGCAGCTCCGTCGGCCCGAGCGACAGGATCGCGTCGCGGTGCTCCTCGCTCGCATACCCTTTGTTGCGCACCCAGCCGTAGCCGTCGTAGCTGCCGTGGTGCTCGATCATGAGCCGGTCTCGGGCCACCTTCGAGATGACGGATGCTGCGGCGACCGACGCGCAGTCACGGTCGGCCTTGATCTTCGTGCGCACCGTCACCGGGTGGGGCACCGCAGCCGACAGCCAGTCCCACTGGCCGTCGAGCACGATCGTCGTGGCGCTCACGTCGATACCGGCCGTCGCGAGCTCGGCGAGGCCCCTGGCGCCCGCGAGACCGAGGCACGCGCTGATGCCGAGCCGGTCGATTTCCTCGGCAGAGGCGTAACCCACCGCATGAGCCACGCTCCAGCGCCGAGCTACGGGCGAGAGCTCCTCACGGCGCGCCTCCGACAGCATCTTCGAGTCGCGCAAGCCCTTCGGCACCCGCGTGCCGTTCGTCACCCGCACCACGGCGAGGCCGACCGCGACCGGTCCGGCGAGCGCACCGCGCCCCACCTCGTCGCAGCCGATCACGAACCCGGTGCGCTCCGGCAGCAGCGAGCGTTCGAAGCGGAGCGTCGGGTCGGCGACGGGTGCCATCAGCGCGCCCCCGGGAGCGCCGGGGCCGCGATGGCGCCGACCACGGCATCCGGAGCCGGCCCGGCGGCAGCAGGGGCGGAGGCGGGCGTGGGAGCGGGCGACCCCTCGGTTCCACCCGACGGGACACCCGCCGGAGCCACGGTGGGGATTCCGTCGAAGACGGTGGCGTAATTGTCGAGCCACGTCCAGTGGTCCATCGGCCAGGTGACGAGGATGGCTCGGCCCACGACGTTTCGGACGGGCACGAATCCATTGCCGGGCTTGTCCTGATTGAAACGCGAGTCGGCCGAGTTGTAGCGGTTGTCGCCCATCACCCAGAGGGAGTCGGCGGGAACGGTCACCTCGAACGGCTCCTGCGAGACCGCAGAGACGCCGTCGGGCAGCTTGAGGTACGCCGACTCGTCGAGTGGCACGTCGTTCACCGTCATCTGCCCGAGCGCGTTGCAGCAGGCGACGGTGTCGCCCGGCAGGCCGATGACCCGCTTGATGAGGTGGTCGTTCGCGTCGTCGGCGGCGAGGCCGACGCCCTCGAGCACCCAGTCGACGGCGGCGGCGATGGGATTCTTCTGAGGTTCCGCAGTCGGCGGAAGCCACCCGCCCGGGTCTTTGAACACGACGACGTCACCACGGCTGATCGGGATGAGCGAGGGCTCGAGCTGGTTGACCAGGATGCGGTCGTTGATCTGCAGCGTGTTCTCCATCGACCCGGAGGGGATGTAGAACGAGCGCACCAGGAAGGTCTTGATGAGCACCGAGGCGAGCAGCGCGATCACGAAGATGACGAGCAGGTCGCGCGCGAACAGCCAGGCGCTCCGGGAGCGCTTGGACTGCCGGGGCCTCCGCTCGGGGGCGGTGTCGTCGCTCGTGTCGTACGAGGGCACTGATGTATCTGTCATTTAACCGCCTGAGCTCCCGACCAACTGTAACGGTCGGGAGCTCAGGATAGCTGGGTGGAGCGACTACGCGTCGCGCTTCTCCTTGATCTTGGCCTTCTTGCCACGGAGGTTGCGGAGGTAGTACAGCTTCGCGCGACGCACGTCACCGCGGGTGACGAGCTCGATGTGGTCGATGACCGGCGAGTGCACCGGGAAGGTGCGCTCCACGCCCACCTGGAAGCTGACCTTGCGCACGGTAAAGGTCTCGCGCACGCCTTCGCCCGAGCGGCCGATGACGACGCCCTGGAAGACCTGGATACGCGAGCGCGTGCCTTCGATGATGTTCACGTGCACCTTGACGGTGTCGCCGGCACGGAAGTTCGGGATGTCGCTCTTGAGCGATGCTGCATCGACGGAGTCGAGGATGTGCATGGTGTTGTTCGCAATCTGTACCCGCCACAGGTCGACTACGGCTTATTGTCGGTCGAGGTCGTGCCCGAGAAATGCTGGCTCCCCTGTGGCAGAGCCTGGCCGCGGCACAATCGTCAATTGTGCCATACGCATCGCGGGCGGCGCAAAAGCCGGCACGAGCATCCGTCGCCCTGGTCGACGACGAGCGGATGCGCGGGGCTCAGATGCGCGGTGAGGCCGGCCCGTCGCTGGTCTCGATGACGATGTAGTCGCCGTCGTTGCGCGGACGACGCGGGGTGTTCGTGATGCGCGCCGCCTGTGCTTCGTAGTTCGAGAGCGCCTCGCGCACGCGGCGCCTGGTCTCCATGACGAGCTGGATGATTCCCGACCAGAACAGGGCGATCACGGCGACGATGGCGAGGGTGCCGAGAAGGCCCGTCGCCTCGGTGAAGAAGCCGACGGCGATGACGAGACCGTGCAGCACGGTGAGCAGCCCCACGTCGAGCCACGACACGGCGCGCTCGGCCCGCACGTCTTTGCGCGCGAAGATGAGGGCGGCGGTGGCGAGCATGGCGACGGTGAGCATCATGACGCCGACGATGAGGCCGATGATCTGCCAGCCGGTGGCGGCAAAGATGCCCCAGCCCACCAGGATCCACGCGGGGAGGATCACCGCAGCGGGGAACTGCCAGTAGAAGAAGGCCCGACGGATGATCACGAGGTCAAGAGTATGCAGCCTCTCCGGATGTTCGCTGAGTCCCGGGTGGGTAGGGTCTTCATGGACACGAAGGAAGGTACCCGCATGATCGAGCTCAAGACCCCCGCGGAGATCGAGGAGATGCGCCCCGCCGGCGCGTTCGTCGCCGAGGTGCTCACCGAGCTCTCGCGGCAGGCGGCGGTGAGCGTGAACCTGCTGAAGCTCGACCGCATCGCCCACGACATGATCAAGGCTCGCGGGGCGGAGTCGTGCTACATCGACTACCACCCGTCCTTCGGCGCATCGCCCTTCGGCAAGGTGCTCTGCACGAGCGTCAACGACGCCGTGCTGCACGGGCTGCCGTTCGATTACGCGCTCCGCGACGGCGACGTCGTGAGCCTCGACTTCGCCGCCTCGGTGAACGGGTGGGTGGCCGACTCGGCGCTCACTGTCGTCGTCGGCACGCCGCGCTCCGCCGAGGACACCAGGCTGATCGAGGTGACGACGGCGGCCCTCGAGGCGGGGATCGCCGCCGCGCAGCCGGGCGGGCGTCTCGGCGACATCTCGGCAGCGATCGGCGCTGTCGCGACCGAGGCGGGCTACGGGGTGAACACCGATTTCGGCGGCCACGGGGTGGGCCGCACCATGCACGGCGACCCGCACGTACCGAACCAGGGGCGTGCCGGGCGCGGACTGCCGCTGCGGGCCGGGCTCGTGATCGCGATCGAGCCGTGGTTCCTCGAGACCACCGACAAGATCTACACCGACAAGGACGGCTGGACGCTGCGCTCGGCCGACGGGTCGGTGGGGGCGCACATGGAGCACACGGTGGCGATCACGGAGGACGGGCCGCTCGTTCTGACGGCGCGGTAGCGGCTGCGATCCCGCGGCGCGCGTGCGGTGCGGCGCGGCGCCGCACCCGCCGCGCTACTCGGGCGGCAGCAGGTCGGGTCGCACGCGCCGCGTGCGCTCGAGCTGCTGCCCGCGGCGCCACTCGGCGATC contains the following coding sequences:
- a CDS encoding peptidoglycan DD-metalloendopeptidase family protein; amino-acid sequence: MVISLATPRVDGPLWASPVEPTVVVAEFRAPATPYSAGHRGLDLLAVPGGVVVAPESGVVAYTGVVGDRPVIAIEHPGGYRSSLEPVAASAALAVGDAVARGQPIGTVAAGGHCAAGCVHLGVRLDGEYLNPRLLYGGVPRAVLLPP
- a CDS encoding tyrosine recombinase XerC, producing MEIGEARAEYDRHLRLERGYSEHTVRSYASDLVDLGAFAEKRGVTGVHGLDLELYRDWLWAASQKSLAKSTLARRAASAKGFSAWLRRSGYIEVDQAARLRAPKPDRALPRVLSNDSVDVVLERLRLRATDGEAVPLRDLALVELLYASALRVSEIVGIDLTDVDLDRRTVRVLGKGQKERVVPFGGPAHLALTDYLARGRLALASQRPAPPTALFLGARGGRLGTRAVYELVAQLLHDVPGSGPAGPHAFRHTAATHLLDGGADLRAVQEILGHASLGTTQIYTHVTVERLRSTYLQAHPRA
- a CDS encoding phosphodiesterase, translating into MSQYGEPLHTIVHISDTHFLAGERLLYGKVDTDATLAQAFRQLEAGGIRPEAIVFTGDIADLGEGDAYRRVRSIVDPAAERLGARVVWVMGNHDDRAWLRTELLDEDASTEPIDSTIMLGGLRLIALDTSVPGFHHGELSHNQLRRLQEELAQPAPEGTIVALHHPPVPTSIPLMPVLELQRQHELAAVLEGSDVRAILGGHLHYSTTSTFAGVPVSVAAATCYTMDVAAAGGGALVGRDGGQSFSIVHVYSDRVVHSIVPIGDFPVVSGFDRDFVQTLYALPEAEQLERFSRQVPPISEPRAD
- the dprA gene encoding DNA-processing protein DprA; this encodes MEDEEVERCFGVAAWGTLAEPGDAVAGAVTQALGAGRALALLIEREPAERWHAELPAGLTDELTTADLASGIERWAPRLSSSTVVSALRASARFGATLVMPGDPWWPPGLLDLGVHAPLALWVRGDPEHLAPGAGSIAVVGSRDATSYGEHMAAEIAAGLVDRGVTVTSGAAYGIDGMVHRAVLAAGGRTVAFLAGGVDRLYPAAHHDLLLRIAETGALVSELPCGSSPTKWRFLQRNRLIAAATLATVVVEAGFRSGSLNTAGHAAALGRPIGAVPGPVTSATSAGCHRLLREYDATCVTSAEEVAELVGPSTMDAASGWAAGDAERNDVRRGSGARGPDGTRLLDALSRRSPRGVTELARLTGLAPRSVAAALGVLLLEGAARETESGWLRT
- a CDS encoding YifB family Mg chelatase-like AAA ATPase; this translates as MMVARTVSVALLGMSGAVVEVEAHIADAIPGFQIIGLPDAALSDSKDRVRAAAANDGCPLPTKKIVVNLSPASLPKQGSAYDLAIAVAVLAAEGAVDASAIEGVVHLGELSLDGRVRPMSGLLPAMVAARAAGYSRFVVPRGNEAEAALVPGVRVTAVTSLRDALIAHGAELEPRLVEPLVLASRGADEARAGDLSDVVGNADAVEALVVAAAGGHHLLMLGPPGAGKTMLAQRLPALLPDLDAEQSLVVTSVSSLAGRPVSGLITRPPFESPHHTTSAAALVGGGSKIIRPGAAARAANGVLFLDEAPEFPASVLDALRQPLESGSISIHRAQAVAEFPARFQLVLAANPCPCGQFGATDIACTCTPIARRRYLARLSGPLLDRVDLQLRVNRVTSAAMRLAADDGPGAVPHTTTALARERVMRAREVSAERLRGSGWKTNAEVPGAWYRSGAQRLPASVTAPIDRALERGTLTMRGYDRVLRVAWTLADLDDDAGGAAGGSPTGHHIGWALFLRKSVAV
- a CDS encoding YraN family protein produces the protein MKAKDELGRRGENLAAAHLEQSGYRVVERNWRCHVGEIDIVAYDADCLVVVEVKTRSSPAYGHPFEAITEAKLRRLHLLLRQWVAEREVHRPADARVDVVGIVWPEFGEPHVRHLKAVG
- a CDS encoding DUF2469 domain-containing protein; its protein translation is MDEDEFEDYDREVELALYREYRDVVSQFKYVIETERRFYLANEVELSRRDTEHDFYFELTMNDVWVWDVYRSDRFVKSVRVLTFKDVNVEELSSKDFELPKELALDE
- a CDS encoding ribonuclease HII, which encodes MAPVADPTLRFERSLLPERTGFVIGCDEVGRGALAGPVAVGLAVVRVTNGTRVPKGLRDSKMLSEARREELSPVARRWSVAHAVGYASAEEIDRLGISACLGLAGARGLAELATAGIDVSATTIVLDGQWDWLSAAVPHPVTVRTKIKADRDCASVAAASVISKVARDRLMIEHHGSYDGYGWVRNKGYASEEHRDAILSLGPTELHRHTWLSKMLAVAEAEASAVSLFDLEGMDGLDRVGDLAAGGPGADAAAETADSAA
- the lepB gene encoding signal peptidase I; protein product: MTDTSVPSYDTSDDTAPERRPRQSKRSRSAWLFARDLLVIFVIALLASVLIKTFLVRSFYIPSGSMENTLQINDRILVNQLEPSLIPISRGDVVVFKDPGGWLPPTAEPQKNPIAAAVDWVLEGVGLAADDANDHLIKRVIGLPGDTVACCNALGQMTVNDVPLDESAYLKLPDGVSAVSQEPFEVTVPADSLWVMGDNRYNSADSRFNQDKPGNGFVPVRNVVGRAILVTWPMDHWTWLDNYATVFDGIPTVAPAGVPSGGTEGSPAPTPASAPAAAGPAPDAVVGAIAAPALPGAR
- the rplS gene encoding 50S ribosomal protein L19, producing the protein MHILDSVDAASLKSDIPNFRAGDTVKVHVNIIEGTRSRIQVFQGVVIGRSGEGVRETFTVRKVSFQVGVERTFPVHSPVIDHIELVTRGDVRRAKLYYLRNLRGKKAKIKEKRDA
- the map gene encoding type I methionyl aminopeptidase; amino-acid sequence: MIELKTPAEIEEMRPAGAFVAEVLTELSRQAAVSVNLLKLDRIAHDMIKARGAESCYIDYHPSFGASPFGKVLCTSVNDAVLHGLPFDYALRDGDVVSLDFAASVNGWVADSALTVVVGTPRSAEDTRLIEVTTAALEAGIAAAQPGGRLGDISAAIGAVATEAGYGVNTDFGGHGVGRTMHGDPHVPNQGRAGRGLPLRAGLVIAIEPWFLETTDKIYTDKDGWTLRSADGSVGAHMEHTVAITEDGPLVLTAR